A region of the Phaseolus vulgaris cultivar G19833 chromosome 11, P. vulgaris v2.0, whole genome shotgun sequence genome:
gcataatttttcatattatattaagatTTTAGATTTTAATGTATTGAACTGCATGATCCACACTTTTTGATTTTTATCTGGGTCTGACTGTATAGTGCTATTCGTATAGCTGACCTCACCAAGTGAAAGAAGAATATCTTTTGTATTAAAATTGAAGTTTAAGATGATAAATGAAATGGGTATTTAGTTATTCCTCATTTTTTTGGTTTGCATTTGGTTATGCAGCTAAGGCATCGTTTGGGGAGGAAGAGTGGTACTTCTTCAGTCCAAGAGATAGGAAGTACCCAAATGGCGCGAGGCCAAACAGGGCTGCAACTTCAGGGTACTGGAAGGCCACTGGGACAGATAAGCCCATATGCAGTGGAATTCAAAAGGTTGGGGTGAAGAAATCTTTGGTTTTCTATGGAGGGAAGCCACCAAAAGGGGTAAAAACCGATTGGATCATGCATGAGTATCGTCTCGCTGAAACCAAGCCTAACAACAGGCCTCCTGGGTGTGACTTGGGCCACAAGAAAAACTCCCTAAGGGTAAaccttcttttcattttaaagcTAGCTTTGTTCTGCTTCACTTTTGAGCACATCATGCACATCACTTTTTCTCCCACTAGAGCCTCTCCTCATTCACCAATTCTTTCACAGTATACTACCATCTAAAAGTTAggatatattaaaataacaataaaaccTATCCTTCTGCTTTGGGCACATTGTTGAAGCATATCACACTTTCTTCTAAATTGGCTCTTTTTTTTCACTTTGtgtttctttatttctttctgGGTGAAGTGtcctataatattttataagaaaGAAATATGCGTAATAACATGGGTTAAATTTTCAGTgataaaactatttaatatttaacatGAATTGTGCATGGATTTGTAGCTGGATGATTGGGTGTTGTGCCGGATCTACAAGAAGGGCAACACACAAAGGTCACCTATGGACCATGAGAGGGATGATTCCATGGATGACATGATTGGAGAAGTACCTCCTTCCATCAACGTGGGCCACATGAATGCGAGATTTCACCTTTCAAAGATGTCTACGAACTACAGTGGTGCATTGTTGGAAAATGACAGAAACACGTTAGAAGGGGTGGTTATAGGCAATGGTGTGAATGGGATCAGCACTACTACAAGTGCCATGCCATCTCAGTTTGGCACTTCAAACTCCAAGGCAGTTCACCTTCCTTTTGCCCTTTCAAACAACACTTCAGCCTCCAAAAGAACACTCTCAACACTGTATAACTGGaatgatgatagtgatgagaaGCACTTCAATTTGGACTGTAATGGGAATGTGAGTGTTGTGAGGACTGAAGACAACAATGCTACTCCTGGCTCCTTTGCTACTCTGCTTAACCAGCTACCACAAACACCTTCATTGCCTCAAATAGGGTCTATGGGAGATGGGTTACTTAGGACACAATATCAAATACAAGGAACTAATTGGTATGGTTAACTCCACTTTGGGATATGATATGATAATTATAATGCACAAGGGGGAACTGAACTAAGGTGTGCCAAGGAATCCTCAATTGTGCTAGATTGCAAAGATTTTTAAAGGGTTATTGAGGTTGTGGTTTAATTGTCTTAGGAAAATGGAAGCACGTTAGAGTACTCTAATCAATGTTTTTCTTCAACTATTTGCAGGTAGCTCCAGGTAATTAATATCACATGAGGTGAGGAGTGAGCCACATGGTACTTAGTTTTATATATAGATTGATATAGAATGATAGGATAGAGATATAGAGATAGATATTGAGACATAATTGCTTGTTTTATATTGGTGTGTAAAGAAACAAAATGAGGGTGCTCTTTGTGTACAAAATTTCAAGAGGGTAAGAAAAAAGAGTTAaccatttatatatatttatatatacactTTGCTCTAAGATACAAACTGAAGAATGTAGAACATATACTTCAGAATGAAATATATTGATGCAAGATATTGATACTGTTATCTGTTGTTTAATTTGTGTATCTATATCTAGTTCAATCTTGATGTTTATCTAATTTTTATCTGCTTATTATCACTAATTACATTGTTAAGCGAACACAAGTGAAAGAGATTTAGTGTGACGTGTTTGCATGTAACCTAGGTAACCTAGATGGCTGTTGATTAGCATTGTAAATATCTCTATCATTTGGcctgaatgattttggtatctaaagCAGGTTAGGTAGAATGTGTATccacacacaaacaaacaaaaaagtatgcaatattaatttgtttgttaATGAACATTAAATTTCAGTGCTTCTGTCTTCTTGTATGATATAGGGGCCCGTCTTGTACCAAACAAATAATGTGTGCAACTGCAATCTTCTGTTTGAGACTTTTTAGATTGATACCGCAGTTATGAAAGAAGGGTTCTGATTTTTGTCCCAGATGATCACACTCTTTGAAAACGAAATGTTTGTCATCACTTGTATTCTATTTCATGATATTAACCTTTTTCTATATATGATTTTCTAGTTGGTAAAAGTAGTATATCATAGTAATAAAAAAAGGGTCAGGAAGATTTATAAGTTATTGTGACAATAACTATGCTatttcctatttatttaatacttcaTGATGCTATTATTGGTGGATCACATGTCATCCATGCTTATGAGATCTTAATTAAGTCGATAATGTTGATGCATAttctcaaatttaattttttttatattcttaatgTTACTAAGGATTCGTTGCATTGTGATGCTATGATTACACGtgatcaataatataaattattttttatgctctatagttctaattttttaatgttaataatagaaataataatacatgtaataataatagtaaaagaTATCTAACAgaaagttttattttcttttaatgtttcgttttaaaaattatgttaatttgttacttcattaatttattgacttttcatgttttaatttatttgccgaatagaagtgttttaaagataaaaatgaaaacacgAATTCAAATATTATATGCTAAGAGTTTAAAGGAagcaaaattttgaaaaataaattaaaaacaaacattaatatatatatatatatatattatatatatatagacacaCACACACGCAGTTGATTTCTCTATTTAAGGTTAATATACAAATCAACATAAATTTTTCCTAATATTTAAAGATAATTTActtttaatcaatattttttttaaagttagataaaataaatttaaaacgttgtaagaaataaatatttaaaagtggTTGAAAATGTGAAAAGTTAAGAAACATACAAATGAAATAAAGGAAAACTTAATaagagaaaattaaattaaaagaggtttcaaaataaaaatttagaagaaaCGCAACAAATGGAACAACAATAGTGTATCACACACACTTACGGTAAAATTATATGTTTCTCATAACAAATTGGTGACGTTGACTTTACAGTTACAGAAGCTAAAAACTAATATACACACATATGAATCGGGAAATGAGGGTAATAAAGAAttaaagataatatatatatatatatatatatatatatatatatatatatattctcgcCCTCGCATCTTAAACACTATATAACAACATTTTTCTCTGATTAAGTGTCTCGAAAGCATTctaaaattatagaaaaatgtTCTTGATATGTTATAAGACAATGTAAAATCCTATCAGAAAAGTTATTGTTGAAGATTGTATCATATCTTTAAAGAAATATTTCAAATTGGATTTCCAGAAtgtaaaactcaaaataaaaatgtttaagcGTTTAAGAGAAGAAATAGTTTATAGAAATTTTTCTACTGTAcgaattattttttgtaattttttacgTGGACTTTTAGTATTCGAGTGGATTTTTTTGTAAAGAATTTAAAACCAGTTAGTATGGTGATAATAGTTTATTCAACATAAAAACTAACAATTGTTAAATGAATAGTTCAACAATAACTAGTAATATTAGTGACAGGTACGAATATTAATGATAGGTGGGTGTTGAAATGTAAGAAGAGAGTTTTTAATGGGAAAAGGAAATTGAGTAGAGAATAATTTCTTAATTAGATGTTAAGTGGAAATGGAGGTCGGCTGTTTAACTCAAAAATATCCATCTTAATTAGCATCTATAATAGGATTAAAAGACATAGCAATGTTTAGCAATGCCTTAATTGCTAAGTGGGAATGGAGAATAGGTGTAGAGGGTGTAGGTAAATGGAAGAAAATCTTAATATCTAAATATGGTAATGAGTGCGCTAGGAACTCTGGAATATGTTCAGTGAAACATCAATCTTGTGGTGGAGAGACCTCACTAAGGTTACTGAGAAAAATAAATGgttcaataataatataaccTGGAAAGTATGGAGATGTAGTTAGGTTTTGGGAGGATAAATGGTTAGGAGAAACAACACTTAGGCATATATTCCTAGGTTGTATTCTATATCAACATGTCAAAGTAAAACAATAGAGGAAGTGAATTCTTGAAGGGTATGGTAGCTTAGTTGGAGGAGAGGTAGATTCTTGTGGGAAATATAACAAGAGCAAGAGTTATTGGAGAGTatcaaaaaaatcaatttaaacatAAACTTTGATAGGTGGACATGGGATAGGGAGCAAGATTGTGTTTTTTCATTTAGTTTTGCTTTTGCTTATCTGCAACAAAGTAATTATGATTTAAATTGTGAGggttttcaaaagttttggttTATCAAAGCCCTGCCAAATACACAATTTCTGTCATGGAGGGTGATTATGGGAGAGTGGCAACCAGAAGAAGAGGTGTTAACTAAAATATAATGTTATGTCCTCTATGTCTGGAACAAGAAGAAATGGTTAACCATTTGTTTTTCACTTTGTAGTGTTGTGTATTTTATTTGGAACAAATACAATAGTTGGGTTGGTTTTAAAACTGTGTCATATTACTCACCATTGAACGATTTTTTTGCAATTTAATTTCCCtcaacttaataaaaaaatagtgtgTGGAAAGGAGTATGGATTTCCATAGTAAGAAGTATATGAGATTATAGAAATAACATAGTATTTAAGGAGGCTAGGCTAGATGTTGAGGAGGTTTTTTTACATGACACAGATGAAAGCGTGGATTTGTA
Encoded here:
- the LOC137824815 gene encoding NAC transcription factor 56-like, coding for MDSTEDSSTSSQHQPNLPPGFRFHPTDEELVVHYLKKKVDSVPLPVSIIADVDLYKFDPWELPAKASFGEEEWYFFSPRDRKYPNGARPNRAATSGYWKATGTDKPICSGIQKVGVKKSLVFYGGKPPKGVKTDWIMHEYRLAETKPNNRPPGCDLGHKKNSLRLDDWVLCRIYKKGNTQRSPMDHERDDSMDDMIGEVPPSINVGHMNARFHLSKMSTNYSGALLENDRNTLEGVVIGNGVNGISTTTSAMPSQFGTSNSKAVHLPFALSNNTSASKRTLSTLYNWNDDSDEKHFNLDCNGNVSVVRTEDNNATPGSFATLLNQLPQTPSLPQIGSMGDGLLRTQYQIQGTNWYG